A genomic segment from Micropterus dolomieu isolate WLL.071019.BEF.003 ecotype Adirondacks linkage group LG03, ASM2129224v1, whole genome shotgun sequence encodes:
- the id4 gene encoding DNA-binding protein inhibitor ID-4 isoform X1, translating into MDEPMCGARQSARQGDSIGGCEGGSGAATRPRERRNVGATITHSWIRPQDSSSSSSELSVHYLSKQSLNIARCRMEEEDLFCLQYDMNDCYSRLKRLVPTIPQDKKVSKVEILQHVIDYILDLQLALETHPSLHKQQPQRTGTCPPPASNPSRTPLTVLNIDHHQRTSIVKKPEDSILCR; encoded by the exons ATGGATGAGCCCATGTGTGGCGCCAGGCAGTCTGCCCGGCAGGGCGACTCAATAGGCGGCTGTGAAGGAGGGAGCGGAGCGGCGACGCGTCCTAGAGAGCGGAGGAATGTAGGAGCCACAATAACACACAGCTGGA TCCGCCCCCAGGactcctcctccagcagcagcgAGCTCTCCGTGCACTATCTGTCGAAGCAGAGCCTCAACATCGCCCGGTGCAGGATGGAAGAGGAGGACCTATTCTGCCTGCAGTACGACATGAACGACTGCTACAGCCGACTGAAGCGCCTGGTGCCCACCATTCCGCAGGATAAGAAAGTCAGCAAAGTGGAGATTCTCCAGCATGTCATAGACTACATCCTGGACCTGCAGCTGGCCCTGGAGACGCACCCTTCTCTccataaacaacagccacagcGGACCGGGACCTGCCCTCCTCCAGCCTCCAACCCCAGCCGGACACCGCTGACTGTACTCAACATTGACCACCACCAG